In one Asterias amurensis chromosome 9, ASM3211899v1 genomic region, the following are encoded:
- the LOC139941847 gene encoding spatacsin-like isoform X1, whose protein sequence is MAVSAHSFPVSLHKLTISVEPEEILSLHYIAHGSALIVHYVNGNVEVLTVEEEGENSTVIDQNILQIRVQRSEATVESKTCEASLLVLSNDYSLTVHHLSINSDQLKVTVSHSVKCAKQQLQQILCNDTKEGLPDPSCINVLAFESSSSTLLFDHSVLKLSFNPDIRPELKEHIELVWDPKEGSVIDSKLLHGLVFLLHQSGVISVHSLSRRLLVATVHFQKFLRHLYPSANPETLKPLHPDSLDVSPDLQYLILTQQQAKYNIYKLNLTEYFNAYPYHVKVQRSFQFTSSSGDGREVADEDEMVYMHGRVKVQVVGTPGNRTWLSMLSTASKKLSGDRGSDGGQAEVNWLERVGVTELTHSKLHLTSSVVNSKKLPGRISGFQKPQTRHDSMSFYRPKIYIQTNQEDEACRPSAAVRASKAFRDLKVTGMLITKNCAALWYRGNTKLDVGRGRYGGVCLLDLATSDIDYHSFTEPVVVTFSQDSSHQYLILSRTGIEALAYGVDQETLVNKLMIYSSASLAETVCHLNHWDHYSIPIHALEVGLKQRQLDTVAFFLKSRENVFKYSPTPSSPTYGAPRSPSPLTADQTQLWSAIDLLITSIRDHIQAHQSRQYAMQLLNLTLAYVNKLIENATETLKAVQQGEGLEVLGGFNLTGTVLKEALVKLMGYVKELWVYLKGCPKWIGAQAKDEAKSEDEVDSVSPNYFEPDGKTAQKYTKKWKKMSQEEVIKDAILGRCLPLALAHLRSSYGGSEVKVQMSDLADKGLHLMLGSLLQSDLQTATKLLQNMGYNVQTQLKKMCLYTVNSNLRDFLIDHLRQSGSFTTEEEGMITFIHQLERLYTCQSFDKAKALALESGKRKWAGMVTPRHSLNAWAQNLLETRLQRGELVMCETPNCENFHYAHIPLEWVRTWDHEIRERVLLDVLIKSKDTSLRPSLDAKSIWSYLTSHCDWKHLSDWIAASAPGSSSKPEYLNPVLTQALYAHGADELEACPGYLREKILDALASRNIFSSLELEKFNLLLTRLSRTLQLFSDTPFQDNRDLREKFSQWFINLCLKEQLTSVLYLFLDFYRLYLSENEVVSQVSDNRWLEMLLHFRWVGRQTTDPSLMFQASLSNSHLLLGDVQPTISQLFEAGHPVVALATLIYAPGTFSEAMIPALSVEEKIWKVDGEVMKEALKQYPKLQAAVFPPIDVDGVSKQDITVYQLLQGNCPYDPAKLFKWQTTNPMGNKQNGTEMPHFSQAHLVSQYAYTEAFRFTYYLYQGRPSFAYLAFVTSQLQDGGTLTKKRVLQAYLKAYSIAIRHLSDRTIASACVAFVEMLGQDSMSIRIDLQAASAVLEKKSTHGDSGGKARKDQELEQNLVRMLLACLQGSGNAKELLQLLEDAITYKLNLAKTKLTSWEASEEWTLAILFCRRHQLPLSEVYPSQCASDNQWLHFTCFVQAHQYPKEQVLDLLKKFSSTTVREHLHDAFRNLHFGPALIRDDLQGVRQRPLSSQRVRDVKAHYYHRVGFLRRRTADMSSEDDTTCGSDDALSTDDSTTQPSTAPLELNISRVPKDLFSVLFECNTSPVPWKSLLAHAVILGEPVLAIIASCYKDCVPLDCLCTWLLSSLDDPTSTNKVTGSMTSVQWHSWTLEELTLIVEVAMTAGLVTLLAKGFYIFDKDCALNSFLNFCEAMLVKCDTSRAKIFLQDFKAAILKCRRKGISGSGSQSPRTSADFKIGNLKWFEETASAVVLSMVVTSTTYWDTCSLLEVLAHANFSRIVSRQAPDFNKLHKVTQALTDTPIQAQITRLVSVNETEYTAECNRVLQCLKETKSFKKAKEFASVAGLPVDQVIVEQLLFDLNDLQRSKVWNAESGRMIFWKTCHNTFKANRVSGSTASTFFQNQVNEQKDLHAREKATLLSLAQRWLSNETSTTSQVKAAAERLQQEAWSWRLRAEVEKVETSSVPPSLIEGAFTTGPDDRFGDVDCKCLISEELLYVADVKVNPYSPPILKDEKEVAALNLILGNLLDKCCIKKAYQLAKQFNHYHEDLSIILTSIQLAMGLIAANQMKPDMKRMVAEVGSRSLGGGGGRRSRKMSDAWKGMMSRGMLTRSASTVSMTSMASLDQYEEELDETLNTMESLSANCSSQAKQCCNRVINAYRIGQILGSSYKSVVVQAPFDSLRSILRCSHPQRFAISKTFILANEMTDIQVAGFLCEAVVTSLKARHPKRREGLGATSRFPSSPSLGSYISQDLSEKEEFSQLIQLCRNPAILGNRLLQEATSLVSSDAGNSKSVLTMEVELIIRAHDCHTVCCNMEGISNVLRKCRECSDALTQSEEFTLLVRLLTGVGRYCEMSYVFDVLRANQQFELLFKRGGKDTKLKVALLDYLKRCDPPDTEAYNFVAVKFEMNREIAELLMRDAQEQLQSFNKKAMGANIELQNSLQNVLQDFTKAAQSYAKDNCLRHAEQCVKQARLVALQLHLLPTKQHVINLDSKALTSFMNKHTKFHEALIVADAYGMMQSLWSDAIYYVVVMQGDFQYLEDYSVCKPLDGSLFRDVANKYRQESSRLFQASTNMKKFLSYCSEVLTAYKIATELGFQDLAVSLLEGEAGSYLKDVA, encoded by the exons CTGTACATTCCCTGAGTAGGAGGCTGCTGGTCGCCACAGTCCACTTCCAGAAGTTCCTCCGTCATTTATACCCGAGTGCTAATCCGGAGACCCTGAAGCCCCTCCATCCAGACAGCCTAGATGTCAGCCCCGACCTACAGTACCTCATCCTGACCCAACAGCAAGCAAAGTACAACATCTACAAGCTCAACCTCACCGAGTACTTCAACGCATACCCTTACCATGTCAAAGTTCAGAGGTCATTTCAGTTCACCTCTTCATCCGGCGACGGGAGAGAGGTCGCAGACGAGGATGAGATGGTATATATGCATGGGAGGGTCAAAGTTCAGGTGGTTGGAACGCCGGGGAATCGAACCTGGTTGAGTATGCTGTCGACGGCTTCCAAGAAGTTATCAGGAGATCGTGGGTCAGATGGAGGTCAGGCAGAGGTCAACTGGCTTGAGAGGGTCGGTGTGACTGAGTTGACTCACTCAAAGTTACATCTCACATCGAGTGTCGTCAACTCTAAGAAGCTTCCTGGTAGGATTTCAGGTTTCCAGAAGCCGCAAACTAGACACGACTCCATGTCATTCTACCGACCCAAGATCTACATCCAGACGAACCAGGAGGATGAGGCTTGCAGGCCCTCGGCTGCGGTCAGAGCTTCCAAAGCCTTCAGGGACCTAAAGGTGACTGGAATGCTCATCACAAAGAACTGTGCCGCTTTGTGGTATCGGGGTAATACTAAGCTCGATGTCGGTAGGGGACGGTACGGTGGAGTATGCCTGCTGGAtctggcaaccagtgacattgaTTACCATAG CTTTACAGAGCCTGTCGTCGTTACCTTCTCCCAAGATTCCAGCCATCAATATCTCATACTGTCTAGAACTGGTATAGAAGCACTCGCTTATGGAGTTGATCAGGAAACTCTTGTCAATAAG TTGATGATCTACAGCAGTGCTAGTCTAGCTGAGACTGTTTGTCATTTAAACCACTGGGATCATTACTCTATACCTATACATGCTCTGGAGGTCGGTTTAAAACAACGCCAGCTGGACACCGTGGCATTCTTCCTCAAGAGTAGAGAAAATG TGTTCAAGTATAGTCCTACACCTAGCTCCCCCACCTATGGGGCTCCACGCTCTCCCTCCCCACTGACCGCCGATCAAACCCAACTCTGGTCGGCCATTGACCTCCTCATCACCTCAATCCGCGACCATATCCAGGCGCACCAGTCTCGCCAGTACGCCATGCAGCTCTTGAACCTAACCCTGGCCTACGTCAACAAGCTGATCGAGAACGCTACGGAGACGCTGAAGGCGGTGCAGCAGGGGGAGGGGCTTGAGGTCTTGGGCGGCTTCAATCTGACTGGAACGGTTCTCAAGGAGGCGTTGGTAAAGCTGATGGGGTACGTGAAAGAGCTGTGGGTGTACCTCAAAGGGTGTCCAAAATGGATTGGGGCGCAGGCTAAGGACGAAGCCAAGAGTGAAG ACGAAGTAGATTCAGTTTCACCAAACTACTTTGAGCCCGATGGGAAGACAGCCCAGAAATACACCAAGAAGTGGAAGAAAATGTCACAAGAG GAAGTAATTAAAGATGCCATCCTTGGACGCTGCCTACCTCTAGCCCTAGCCCATCTACGCAGTTCCTACGGTGGGTCAGAGGTTAAAGTTCAGATGTCTGACCTGGCTGACAAGGGACTCCACCTTATGCTGGGTTCACTGCTACAGAGTGACCTTCAAACTGCAACCAAATTGCTCCAAAACATG GGCTATAATGTGCAGACGCAGCTCAAGAAAATGTGCCTGTACACTGTCAACAGCAACCTCAGAGATTTCCTT ATTGACCATCTCCGCCAATCAGGATCATTTACTACTGAGGAAGAGGGTATGATTACCTTCATCCACCAATTGGAACGCTTGTACACCTGTCAATCATTTGATAAAGCTAAAGCATTGGCTCTGGAGAGTGGGAAAAG GAAATGGGCCGGTATGGTCACCCCAAGGCACTCCCTGAATGCATGGGCGCAAAACCTCCTTGAGACAAGACTACAGCGAGGGGAACTGGTCATGTGTGAGACGCCAAACTGCGAGAACTTCCACTACGCTCACATCCCCCTTGAGTGGGTTCGAACCTGGGACCATGAGATCAGAGAGAGGGTGTTACTTGATGTGCTTATTAAATCTAAGG ATACATCGTTGCGACCTTCTCTGGATGCTAAGTCTATTTGGAGTTACTTGACAAGCCACTGTGACTGGAAACACTTGTCTGATTGGATAGCAGCTAGCGCCCCGGGCAGCTCTAGTAAGCCTGAATATCTCAATCCAGTACTAACACAGGCATTATATGCACACGGTGCTGATGAACTAGAGGCTTGCCCAGGCTATCTGAGAGAGAAAATACTGGATGCATTGGCAAG TCGTAACATCTTCTCGTCGTTGGAGTTGGAAAAGTTTAATCTACTCCTGACGAGGCTCAGTCGTACTCTGCAGTTATTCTCAGACACTCCATTCCAAGACAACAGAGACCTGAGAGAGAAGTTCAGTCAATGGTTCATCAATCTGTGTCTTAAGGAGCAGCTGACTAGCGTCTTGTATCTCTTCTTGGACTTCTACAG attgtaCTTGTCAGAGAATGAGGTTGTGTCACAAGTGAGTGACAACAGATGGCTGGAGATGCTTCTACACTTCAGATGGGTTGGAAGACAGACCACTG ATCCTTCTCTGATGTTCCAGGCCAGTCTGTCAAATTCTCATCTACTGCTCGGAGACGTCCAACCAACCATATCTCAACTCTTTGAGGCAGGACATCCAGTAGTTGCCTTGGCAACGCTCATCTATGCACCGGGGACGTTCTCAGAG GCAATGATCCCAGCATTGTCAGTAGAAGAGAAGATTTGGAAGGTTGATGGTGAGGTGATGAAGGAGGCCCTCAAGCAGTACCCTAAGCTACAAGCAGCTGTGTTTCCACCGATAGATGTAGATGGAGTCAGTAAACAGGATATCACAGTCTACCAACTATTGCAG GGGAACTGTCCATACGATCCAGCTAAACTCTTCAAATGGCAGACAACTAACCCAATGGGCAACAAGCAGA ATGGAACTGAGATGCCGCATTTCTCACAGGCTCATCTCGTCAGTCAGTACGCTTACACTGAAGCCTTTCGCTTCACCTACTACCTCTATCAAGGTAGACCCTCCTTTGCCTACTTGGCCTTCGTTACGAGTCAACTGCAGGATGGAGGCACGCTGACAAAGAAGAG GGTGCTGCAGGCCTACCTCAAGGCTTACAGCATTGCCATCAGGCACTTGTCAGACCGAACCATCGCCTCTGCTTGTGTCGCATTCGTTGAGATGCTCGGTCAGGACAGTATGTCCATTCGGATTGACCTCCAAGCTGCCTCGGCTGTCCTAGAGAAGAAATCCACCCACGGGGATAGCGGAGGAAAGGCCAGGAAAGACCAAGAACTGGAACAAAATCTGG TGAGGATGCTCCTGGCGTGTCTTCAAGGAAGTGGAAATGCCAAAGAGTTATTGCAGTTGTTAGAGGATGCTATCACGTACAAACTCAACCTTGCCAAAACTAAACT GACATCATGGGAGGCTTCAGAGGAATGGACGTTGGCAATTCTCTTCTGTCGTCGACATCAGCTACCTCTAAGTGAGGTCTACCCGAGTCAGTGTGCTTCAGACAACCAGTGGCTACACTTCACCTGCTTTGTACAGGCACATCAGTACCCTAAAGAGCAGGTCTTGGATCTTCTGAAGAAATTCAGCTCCACCACAGTGAGGGAGCACCTCCATGATGCATTCCGCAACCTGCACTTTGGCCCGGCTCTCATCAGAGACGATCTGCAGGGGGTTAGACAGCGCCCTCTATCTTCCCAACGAGTACGCGATGTTAAAGCGCACTACTATCATCGAGTTGGATTCCTACGAAGGAGAA CTGCTGATATGAGCTCTGAGGATGATACTACATGTGGAAGTGACGATGCATTATCAACTGATGATAGTACAACGCAACCTAGTACTGCCCCACTGG AGCTAAACATCAGCAGAGTTCCTAAGGATCTCTTCAGTGTTCTATTTGAATGTAATACTTCACCGGTGCCATGGAAGTCTCTACTAGCCCATGCAGTGATACTCGGGGAACCAGTGCTTGCCATCATAGCGTCATGCTATAAG GACTGCGTTCCTTTAGACTGTCTCTGCACGTGGCTGTTGAGCTCTCTGGATGACCCGACCTCTACAAATAAGGTCACTGGGTCAATGACCTCGGTCCAGTGGCACAGCTGGACGCTGGAAGAGCTGACGTTGATCGTTGAGGTTGCCATGACAGCCGGTCTGGTGACACTCTTGGCCAAAGGGTTCTACATATTTGATAAG gacTGCGCCTTGAATTCGTTTCTGAATTTCTGCGAGGCAATGTTGGTGAAATGTGACACATCTCGAGCTAAGATCTTCCTGCAGGACTTCAAGGCTGCTATTCTTAAG TGTCGCAGAAAGGGTATCTCAGGATCAGGGTCTCAGAGTCCACGAACCTCAGCGGATTTCAAGATTGGAAATCTCAAGTGGTTTGAGGAGACGGCGAGCGCTGTGGTTCTATCCATGGTGGTGACTAGTACCACCTACTGGGATACCTGCTCTCTGCTTGAGGTCTTAGCTCATGCAAACTTCTCTAGGATCGTGTCGAGACAAG CCCCTGACTTCAACAAGCTACACAAGGTAACGCAAGCCCTGACAGACACCCCGATACAAGCCCAGATAACTCGTCTTGTTAGTGTCAATGAGACAGAGTACACAGCAGAGTGTAACAGAGTCTTACAATGCTTGAAGGAGACAAAGTCGTTCAAGAAGGCTAAAGAGTTCGCAAGCGTGGCCGGACTTCCTGTAGATCAAGTCATCGTTGAGCAG TTGCTCTTTGACCTGAATGACCTCCAGAGGTCAAAGGTCTGGAATGCTGAATCAGGCAGGATGATATTCTGGAAAACGTGTCACAATACATTCAAGGCTAACCGTGTTTCAGGGAGTACAGCATCAACATTCTTCCAA AATCAGGTGAATGAGCAGAAAGACTTGCACGCCAGAGAGAAAGCCACTTTGCTTAGTCTTGCTCAAAGGTGGTTATCTAATGAGACCAGCACAACTTCACAAGTAAAAGCGGCTGCTGAGAGGCTACAGCAAGAAGCCTGGAGCTGGAGACTAAGAGCTGAGGTGGAGAAG GTGGAAACCAGCTCCGTCCCTCCTTCGCtgatagagggcgctttcaCTACTGGCCCCGATGATAGGTTCGGTGATGTGGACTGTAAGTGTCTCATATCAGAAGAGTTGCTGTACGTTGCTGATGTCAAGGTGAATCCTTACTCACCTCCAATCCTTAAAGATGAAAAG GAGGTAGCAGCGTTGAATTTAATCTTAGGCAACCTTCTTGACAAGTGCTGCATCAAGAAGGCCTATCAACTAGCTAAACAGTTCAATCATTATCACGAGGACCTCTCAATCATACTGACCAGCATCCAGTTAGCTATGGGCCTCATTGCAGCCAATCAGATGAAGCCTGACATGAAGAGAATGGTGGCAGAGGTGGGATCCCGAAGTCTAGGAGGTGGTGGAGGAAGGCGAAGTAGAAAGATGAGCGATGCTTGGAAGGGTATGATGTCTAGAGGGATGCTCACTCGATCTGCAAGTA CTGTGAGTATGACCAGCATGGCTAGCCTGGACCAGTATGAGGAGGAGTTAGAtgagacactgaacactatggAATCACTCTCAGCTAACTGCTCATCCCAGGCTAAGCAGTGCTGTAATAGAGTCATCAATGCATACAGAATAGGCCAG ATTCTTGGCAGCAGTTACAAGTCAGTTGTGGTTCAAGCTCCATTTGATAGCCTGAGATCCATATTACGATGCAGTCACCCACAACGCTTTGCCATCTCCAAGACATTCATCCTGGCCAATGAAATGACTGACATACAG GTGGCAGGGTTTTTATGTGAAGCAGTTGTCACAAGCTTGAAGGCACGCCATCCAAAACGCAGGGAGG GGCTAGGTGCCACGTCGAGGTTTCCATCTTCACCATCGCTAGGCTCCTACATCAGCCAAGATCTGAGTGAGAAGGAAGAGTTCAGTCAGTTGATACAGCTGTGTAGAAACCCGGCCATCCTTGGGAATAGACTACTACAGGAAGCGACGTCATTGGTCAGCTCAGATGCTGGCAACAGCAAATCAG TtctgaccatggaggttgaGCTAATCATCAGAGCCCATGATTGTCACACTGTTTGCTGTAACATGGAAGGGATCTCAAACGTACTCAGGAAGTGTCGAGAGTGCAGCGATGCCCTCACCCAGTCAGAAGAATTCACCCTGCTG GTGCGGTTATTGACGGGTGTAGGGAGATATTGTGAGATGTCTTATGTCTTTGATGTACTCCGAGCTAACCAACAGTTTGAGCTTCTCTTTAAGCGAGGAGGAAAG GACACCAAGCTGAAGGTTGCGCTACTGGACTACCTGAAACGCTGTGACCCTCCAGACACTGAGGCATATAACTTTGTAGCCGTCAAGTTTGAGATGAATCGGGAGATTGCCGAGCTGCTTATGAGAGATGCTCAGGAGCAGCTGCAGAGCTTTAATAAGAAGGCTATGG GTGCAAATATAGAATTGCAGAACAGTCTTCAAAATGTCTTACAGGATTTTACAAAAGCTGCACAGAGCTACGCGAAG GACAACTGTCTGAGACACGCTGAGCAGTGTGTGAAGCAGGCCCGCTTAGTGGCATTACAACTTCATCTACTTCCAACTAAGCAACATGTCATCAATCTAGACTCCAAAGCTCTGACATCTTTCATGAATAAACACACAAAGTTCCATGAG GCACTGATCGTAGCCGATGCCTATGGGATGATGCAATCTTTATGGTCCGATGCTATCTATTACGTCGTCGTCATGCAAGGAGATTTCCAATACCTGGAGGACTATAGCGTCTGTAAACCTCTTGATGGATCCCTCTTCAGGGATGTTGCTAACAA GTATCGTCAAGAAAGCAGCCGACTGTTTCAGGCCTCGACCAACATGAAGAAGTTTTTGAGTTACTGTAGTGAAGTGTTGACAGCCTACAAGATTGCCACCGAGCTGGGTTTCCAGGACCTGGCCGTGAGTCTACTGGAGGGTGAAGCAGGGTCGTACCTCAAGGATGTAGCATGA